A single Lolium perenne isolate Kyuss_39 chromosome 6, Kyuss_2.0, whole genome shotgun sequence DNA region contains:
- the LOC127309436 gene encoding uncharacterized protein: protein MSSTVCSMCGDVGFPDKLFRCARCRCRSQHSYCTNYYGDAAPSEAGAGVCDWCLSNEGAPAARKNPSPMQQHAAATGMGCGKLKVATGSGEQEGGRRGPKAVRRYKLLKDVLC, encoded by the exons ATGTCCAGCACCGTGTGCTCCATGTGCGGCGACGTCGGCTTCCCGGACAAGCTCTTCCGCTGcgcccgctgccgctgccgctcccAGCACTC ATATTGCACCAACTACTACGGCGACGCGGCGCCGTCCGAGGCGGGCGCCGGCGTGTGCGACTGGTGCCTCAGCAACGAAGGCGCCCCCGCCGCGAGGAAGAACCCGTCGCCCATGCAGCAGCACGCCGCGGCAACCGGGATGGGCTGCGGCAAACTCAAGGTAGCCACCGGCAGTGGCGAGCAGGAGGGCGGCCGGAGAGGCCCCAAGGCCGTCCGGAGGTACAAGCTCCTCAAGGACGTATTGTGCTGA